The proteins below come from a single Halobacillus salinarum genomic window:
- a CDS encoding AEC family transporter, protein MAILFIFLNIIVPVFILIGLGAWMHKVFKLDLYSLAKLNIYFLSPGFVLINLYESDFSFSLLGKVFGFFIVFITLLYLVVQGIARAGQYSKSVRGVFTNSVVLYNSGNYGVPVNDLVFNGNPYAATIQVIVMTFQNVLSYTFGIFSLKAVEEGRFQALVGLLRMPAIYAMALGILLNVLPFQLPDFLLQPGEYIANAMIGMALLTLGAQVAQLKFNPKLLPVYISVGIRLILGPILACGIIWLFGYDGMLAQALLISSAMPSSVNSAIIAQEFRNEPELAAQIVLASTIFSMITVTLTIYCSHIIFS, encoded by the coding sequence ATGGCCATACTATTTATCTTCTTAAACATTATCGTACCGGTTTTTATCCTAATAGGACTTGGAGCTTGGATGCACAAAGTTTTTAAGCTTGATTTGTACAGTCTTGCTAAACTGAATATTTATTTTCTAAGTCCTGGATTTGTATTAATAAACTTATATGAATCTGACTTCTCATTCAGCTTATTAGGAAAAGTTTTTGGTTTTTTTATCGTATTCATCACCCTTTTGTATCTCGTGGTTCAAGGAATAGCAAGGGCTGGGCAATACAGTAAGAGCGTCCGCGGGGTTTTTACGAACAGTGTAGTACTCTATAATTCTGGAAATTATGGAGTACCTGTTAATGACCTTGTTTTTAATGGGAACCCGTACGCTGCTACGATTCAGGTCATTGTCATGACCTTCCAAAATGTGTTGTCGTACACGTTTGGGATCTTTTCTTTAAAAGCCGTTGAAGAAGGCAGGTTTCAAGCATTAGTCGGCTTGCTTAGAATGCCAGCGATCTATGCGATGGCTTTAGGGATCCTGCTGAACGTTCTTCCCTTTCAACTGCCTGATTTTCTACTGCAGCCCGGTGAGTATATTGCTAATGCGATGATCGGGATGGCTTTGCTCACTCTCGGTGCACAGGTGGCGCAGTTGAAATTTAACCCCAAATTATTACCTGTCTACATAAGTGTTGGGATTCGGTTGATTCTCGGCCCCATCCTTGCATGCGGGATTATCTGGCTGTTTGGTTATGATGGAATGCTTGCCCAGGCCCTGCTTATTTCATCGGCCATGCCAAGTTCGGTAAATAGTGCTATTATCGCCCAGGAATTCCGGAATGAACCTGAGCTTGCTGCGCAAATCGTTCTTGCTTCTACCATTTTTAGTATGATAACTGTAACGTTGACAATCTACTGTTCACACATCATTTTTTCATAA
- a CDS encoding alpha/beta hydrolase family protein gives MTSLNDYLEQLYDQTRGKMILNVTEDKKRVKDQLNGLLGEFDYAPEFADALEEHVECSDYYRERHTLNTIEGLSTDVYVLTPKQRKKNYPAVLALHGHGSSNKEISGVDTNNHSAQHFALSLVKRGFKVFAPQVAGIGSRMLKQDVKENKSNSCYSMAVHLLMCGKTLAGLRVAEARRLIDYMCTYQDVQENRIGIMGFSGGGVISAYTSMLDERVHATVLSGCCNTYKGSILSINHCLDNYIPDIINLGEMPELIGAIAPGFLFVEAGRYDKLFPFPHTEEALNTIGSMYENSGAAPNFSSEVFNGGHEISGHKALDWLQLVLT, from the coding sequence GTGACTTCGTTAAATGATTATTTAGAGCAATTGTACGATCAGACAAGAGGAAAGATGATTCTTAATGTAACCGAAGACAAAAAGAGAGTTAAAGATCAACTAAATGGTTTGTTAGGGGAGTTTGATTACGCTCCTGAATTTGCGGATGCATTAGAAGAACACGTTGAATGTAGTGATTATTATCGTGAGCGTCATACCTTAAATACGATAGAAGGTTTGAGCACAGATGTGTACGTGTTGACACCTAAACAAAGGAAGAAGAACTATCCGGCTGTTCTTGCATTACATGGCCATGGAAGCAGCAATAAAGAAATCTCCGGTGTGGATACGAATAATCATAGTGCTCAGCATTTTGCCCTGTCTTTAGTGAAAAGAGGCTTCAAAGTTTTTGCGCCTCAAGTGGCAGGGATAGGCAGCCGTATGCTGAAACAGGATGTAAAAGAAAATAAAAGCAATTCCTGTTATTCAATGGCCGTTCATTTGCTCATGTGCGGGAAGACGCTTGCGGGGTTGAGGGTAGCAGAAGCGCGCCGGCTGATCGATTATATGTGTACCTATCAGGATGTTCAGGAAAATAGAATAGGGATCATGGGATTTTCCGGAGGGGGTGTGATCAGCGCCTATACATCAATGCTGGATGAACGAGTCCATGCAACCGTATTAAGTGGATGCTGTAACACCTACAAGGGAAGTATTCTTTCTATCAACCACTGCCTTGATAATTATATTCCGGATATTATAAATCTGGGAGAGATGCCTGAGCTCATAGGGGCGATTGCACCTGGGTTTCTGTTTGTTGAAGCAGGCAGGTATGACAAATTGTTTCCTTTCCCTCACACGGAGGAAGCATTGAATACGATCGGTTCGATGTATGAAAACAGCGGCGCTGCCCCTAATTTCAGCTCGGAAGTATTTAACGGAGGTCATGAAATTTCTGGGCATAAGGCTCTGGATTGGTTACAATTAGTCTTAACGTGA